The Panicum virgatum strain AP13 chromosome 5K, P.virgatum_v5, whole genome shotgun sequence genome has a window encoding:
- the LOC120709952 gene encoding dual-specificity RNA methyltransferase RlmN-like isoform X1 yields the protein MAAQALPFLRWSRSAASLRARSSTTAAPHRLFSTLRRPAACCEAGSKVMLKGMDYSELENWVQAQGFRPGQSMMLWKCLYGNNVWAHCHDELAGLNKDFRKMITEHADLKALTVKDILTASDGTRKILFSLEDGPVIETVIIPCARGRTTVCVSSQVGCAMNCQFCFTGRMGLRKHLSTAEIVEQAVFARRLFSDEFGAITNVVFMGMGEPFHNIDNVIKASAIMVDDQGLHFSPRKVTVSTSGLVPQLKRFLRESNCSLAVSLNATTDEVRNWIMPINRKYNLNMLLGTLREELCLRKNYRVLFEYVMLSGVNDSMDDAKRLIELVQGIPCKINLISFNPHSGSQFKPTPDEKIIEFRNVLIQGGLIVFVRLSRGDDQMAACGQLGEPGDYQLPLLRVPEKFQVAL from the exons atggcggcgcaggcgctgCCGTTCCTCCGGTGgagccggagcgccgcctccctccgcgcGCGCTCCTCCACCAcagccgcgccgcaccgcctcTTCTCGAccctccgccgccccgccgcctgcTGCGAGGCCGGCTCCAAGGTCATGCTCAAGGGGATGGACTACTCGGAACTCGAG AATTGGGTGCAGGCGCAGGGGTTTCGGCCAGGCCAGTCCATGATGCTGTGGAAATGCCTATACGGGAACAACGTTTGGGCTCATTGTCACGACGAGCTAGCTG GTTTAAACAAGGACTTCAGGAAGATGATAACCGAGCATGCTGATCTCAAGGCATTAACTGTGAAGGACATTCTCACTGCATCAGATGGAACCCGTAAG ATACTGTTCTCTCTTGAAGATGGTCCAGTGATTGAAACAGTTATCATTCCTTGCGCTAGGGGCAGGACAACTGTCTGTGTTTCTAGTCAAGTTGGTTGTGCCATGAACTGTCAGTTTTGCTTCACTGGGAG GATGGGTTTGAGAAAACATCTGTCAACAGCTGAAATTGTTGAGCAGGCTGTGTTTGCTCGTAGGCTATTCTCTGATGAATTTGGAGCAATTACTAATGTTGTATTTATG GGCATGGGTGAACCATTTCACAATATTGACAATGTAATAAAAGCCTCAGCAATAATGGTTGACGATCAAGGTCTTCATTTTAGTCCTCGCAAGGTTACTGTATCCACAAGTGGTCTTGTCCCTCAGTTAAAACGCTTCCTCCGTGAATCCAATTGCTCCCTGGCCGTCAGTCTTAATGCAACAACGGACGAG GTTAGAAATTGGATAATGCCCATAAACAGAAAGTACAATCTTAACATGCTTCTTGGCACCTTAAGGGAGGAACTTTGCCTCAGAAAGAATTACAGAGTTCTATTTGAATATGTTATGCTTTCTGGAGTGAACGACAG TATGGATGATGCAAAGAGGCTTATCGAGCTCGTCCAAGGGATCCCTTGCAAGATCAACCTCATCTCTTTCAATCCCCACAGCGGTTCCCAATTCAAGCCCACACCCGATGAGAAGATAATCGAGTTCCGAAACGTTTTAATTCAAGGCGGCCTTATAGTTTTTGTTCGGCTCAGCAGAGGGGACGATCAGATGGCTGCCTGCGGGCAGCTTGGAGAGCCTGGAGACTACCAGCTGCCTCTGCTCCGTGTACCTGAGAAATTCCAGGTCGCCTTGTGA
- the LOC120709952 gene encoding dual-specificity RNA methyltransferase RlmN-like isoform X2 has protein sequence MAAQALPFLRWSRSAASLRARSSTTAAPHRLFSTLRRPAACCEAGSKVMLKGMDYSELENWVQAQGFRPGQSMMLWKCLYGNNVWAHCHDELAGLNKDFRKMITEHADLKALTVKDILTASDGTRKILFSLEDGPVIETVIIPCARGRTTVCVSSQVGCAMNCQFCFTGRMGLRKHLSTAEIVEQAVFARRLFSDEFGAITNVVFMGMGEPFHNIDNVIKASAIMVDDQGLHFSPRKVTVSTSGLVPQLKRFLRESNCSLAVSLNATTDEVRNWIMPINRKYNLNMLLGTLREELCLRKNYRVLFEYVMLSGVNDSMNLFKAIAP, from the exons atggcggcgcaggcgctgCCGTTCCTCCGGTGgagccggagcgccgcctccctccgcgcGCGCTCCTCCACCAcagccgcgccgcaccgcctcTTCTCGAccctccgccgccccgccgcctgcTGCGAGGCCGGCTCCAAGGTCATGCTCAAGGGGATGGACTACTCGGAACTCGAG AATTGGGTGCAGGCGCAGGGGTTTCGGCCAGGCCAGTCCATGATGCTGTGGAAATGCCTATACGGGAACAACGTTTGGGCTCATTGTCACGACGAGCTAGCTG GTTTAAACAAGGACTTCAGGAAGATGATAACCGAGCATGCTGATCTCAAGGCATTAACTGTGAAGGACATTCTCACTGCATCAGATGGAACCCGTAAG ATACTGTTCTCTCTTGAAGATGGTCCAGTGATTGAAACAGTTATCATTCCTTGCGCTAGGGGCAGGACAACTGTCTGTGTTTCTAGTCAAGTTGGTTGTGCCATGAACTGTCAGTTTTGCTTCACTGGGAG GATGGGTTTGAGAAAACATCTGTCAACAGCTGAAATTGTTGAGCAGGCTGTGTTTGCTCGTAGGCTATTCTCTGATGAATTTGGAGCAATTACTAATGTTGTATTTATG GGCATGGGTGAACCATTTCACAATATTGACAATGTAATAAAAGCCTCAGCAATAATGGTTGACGATCAAGGTCTTCATTTTAGTCCTCGCAAGGTTACTGTATCCACAAGTGGTCTTGTCCCTCAGTTAAAACGCTTCCTCCGTGAATCCAATTGCTCCCTGGCCGTCAGTCTTAATGCAACAACGGACGAG GTTAGAAATTGGATAATGCCCATAAACAGAAAGTACAATCTTAACATGCTTCTTGGCACCTTAAGGGAGGAACTTTGCCTCAGAAAGAATTACAGAGTTCTATTTGAATATGTTATGCTTTCTGGAGTGAACGACAG TATGAACCTTTTTAAGGCTATCGCACCCTAA
- the LOC120709953 gene encoding serine/threonine-protein kinase STY13-like, which produces MRQPTSAGGDAGFVRADQIDLKSLDEQLARHLGRPAERGVGGPASGTGSRRGESARLGPEELTPLRRCREDWEIDPAKLVIKGVIARGTFGTVHRGVYDGQDVAVKLLDWGEDGHRSEQEIAALRAAFAQEVAVWHKLDHPNVTKFIGAIMGARDLNVQTETGHLGMPSNICCVVVEYLPGGALKNFLIKNRRRKLAFKVVVQIALDLARGLCYLHSKKIVHRDVKTENMLLDKTRTVKIADFGVARVEASNPSDMTGETGTLGYMAPEVLNGHPYNRKCDVYSFGICLWEVYCCDMPYPDLSFSEVTSAVVRQNLRPEIPRCCPSSLANVMKRCWDANPDKRPEMAEVVSMLEAIDTSKGGGMIPTDQTQGCFSCFRRYRGP; this is translated from the exons ATGAGGCAGCCCACCAGCGCGGGCGGCGACGCGGGGTTCGTGCGCGCGGACCAGATCGACCTCAAGAGCCTGGACGAGCAGCTCGCGCGCCACCTCGGCCGCCCCGCGGAGCGGGGCGTCGGCGGCCCGGCCTCCGGGACGGGGAGCCGCCGCGGCGAGTCCGCGAGGCTGGGCCCCGAGGAGCTCACGCCGCTGCGGCGGTGCCGGGAGGACTGGGAGATCGACCCCGCCAAGCTCGTCATCAAGGGCGTCATCGCGCGCGGCACCTTCGGCACCGTCCACCGCGGCGTCTACGATGGCCAGGACGTCGCCG TAAAATTGCTTGACTGGGGCGAGGATGGTCATAGGTCAGAACAGGAAATTGCTGCACTCAGAGCAGCATTTGCACAAGAGGTTGCTGTCTGGCACAAGCTTGATCATCCAAATGTTACTAAG TTTATTGGGGCTATAATGGGTGCAAGAGATTTAAATGTACAGACGGAAACTGGACATCTTGGCATGCCTAGTAATATTTGCTGTGTTGTTGTTGAGTACCTTCCTGGAGGTGcactgaaaaattttctgaTAAAGAACAGGAGAAGGAAGCTTGCCTTTAAAGTTGTGGTCCAAATAGCTCTTGACCTTGCCAGGGG ATTATGCTACCTCCACTCTAAGAAGATAGTGCATCGTGATGTCAAGACTGAAAATATGCTTCTGGACAAAACGAGAACTGTGAAAATCGCTGATTTTGGCGTTGCTCGAGTTGAGGCTTCAAATCCTAGTGATATGACTGGCGAAACAGGGACACTTGGTTACATGGCACCTGAG GTTCTCAATGGTCATCCTTACAACAGGAAGTGTGACGTTTACAGCTTTGGGATCTGCCTGTGGGAGGTATACTGCTGCGACATGCCGTACCCCGACCTTAGCTTCTCAGAAGTCACTTCTGCTGTTGTTCGTCAG AACCTGAGGCCCGAGATACCGCGCTGCTGCCCGAGCTCGCTAGCGAACGTGATGAAGCGGTGCTGGGACGCGAACCCGGACAAGCGGCCCGAGATGGCGGAGGTTGTGTCCATGCTGGAGGCGATCGACACGTCCAAGGGCGGCGGCATGATCCCGACGGACCAGACGCAGGGCTGCTTCTCCTGCTTCCGCCGGTACCGAGGCCCCTGA
- the LOC120709954 gene encoding 5'-deoxynucleotidase HDDC2-like — MAVISRTPSQPAARGLLRRTPPRILPVERAPRRLDLAVRAVSGSPGPGGSPVPRRSPAPADAAAVAPASAPSSASSAIDFLTLCHRLKTTKRKGWINHSIKGPESIADHMYRMALMALIAGDLPSADRERCIKIAIVHDIAEAIVGDITPSDGIPKAEKSRREQAALDELCEVLGGGPIADEIKGLWEEYENNSSIEANLVKDFDKVEMILQALEYEKEHGKVLDEFFLSTAGKFQTEIGKSWAAEVNARRKEGCKKQK, encoded by the exons ATGGCGGTGATCTCGCGGACGCCCTCCCAGCCCGCGGCGCGGGGCCTCCTGCGCCGCACCCCGCCGCGCATCCTCCCCGTcgagcgcgcgccgcgccgcctcgaccTGGCCGTCCGCGCCGTCTCCGGGAGCCCCGGGCCGGGCGGGTCGCCGGTTCCCAGGCggtccccggcgccggcggacgccgcggccgtggcgccggcctccgcgccgtcgtcggcctcctcggccatcGATTTCCTCACCCTGTGCCATCGCCTCAAG ACCACTAAAAGGAAAGGATGGATAAATCATAGCATCAAGGGCCCTGAGTCTATTGCTGATCACATGTACCGTATGGCCTTAATGGCTCTGATTGCTGGTGACCTTCCTTCTGCGGATCGAGAAAG GTGCATCAAAATTGCTATTGTGCATGACATTGCTGAAG CTATTGTTGGTGACATTACCCCATCGGATGGTATACCTAAGGCTGAAAAAAGCCGGCGTGAACAAGCAGCTCTAGATGAATTGTGTGAAGTTCTTGGTGGTGGTCCAATAG CTGATGAGATCAAGGGGCTGTGGGAAGAATATGAAAACAATTCTTCTATTGAAGCCAATCTTGTAAAAGATTTTGATAAA GTGGAAATGATTCTCCAAGCATTAGAATATGAGAAAG AACATGGCAAAGTGCTAGATGAGTTCTTTCTCTCCACTGCTG GCAAGTTTCAGACAGAGATTGGTAAGAGCTGGGCTGCTGAAGTGAACGCAAGGAGAAAGGAGGGGTGCAAAAAGCAGAAGTAG
- the LOC120709956 gene encoding uncharacterized protein LOC120709956 isoform X2 has protein sequence MSSTTSTQPSASSGGASTSAGENARPPDPGTNSAGPARSRLSLQLDQRSLHFSVNAWVLIVALIGIFPLAPRSLQYKGYRLSLLGTTCTTGYALFAFYRIPRAGNLQAVRAWCHHVTSSKDFIPFMYCLMFVTSKLHLKLALVPVICWALEHVARFLRRHFTSSSLYRTYLEQPCTWVEANMTAVHFLRSNAEILLGFLLILSLFSRQRNAMQTFMYWQLLKLMYHSPFTAGYHRAIWLKIGRTINPYIHRYTPFLHDPINAGMRWWFR, from the exons ATGTCCTCAACCACCTCTACCCAGCCCTCGGCATCTTCAGGTGGTGCATCTACTTCAGCTGGTGAAAATGCAAGGCCTCCTGATCCAG GCACTAATTCAGCTGGACCGGCGCGAAGCAGACTATCATTGCAGTTGGACCAGCGGTCCTTACATTTTTCTGTTAATGCTTGG GTCCTTATTGTTGCCTTGATTGGCATCTTTCCATTGGCACCACGATCTCTTCAGTACAAGGGATATAGGTTGTCACTTCTTGGCACAACATGCACAACGGGCTATGCTTTGTTTGCCTTTTACAGG ATACCCCGAGCAGGAAATTTGCAGGCTGTTCGGGCATGGTGTCATCATGTAACATCATCAAAGGATTTTATACCATTCATGTACTGCCTTATGTTTGTTACATCTAAACTGCACTTGAAGC TTGCTTTGGTACCTGTAATTTGTTGGGCACTTGAACATGTTGCCAGATTTCTACGGCGCCATTTTACTAGTTCATCTTTATACAG GACATACTTGGAGCAGCCCTGTACATGGGTTGAGGCCAATATGACTGCAGTCCACTTTCTACGTTCAAATGCAGAGATTTTGTTGGGCTTCCTTTTGATCCTGTCTCTGTTCTC ACGACAACGAAATGCTATGCAAACATTCATGTATTGGCAG TTGCTGAAGCTCATGTACCATTCTCCCTTCACCGCTGGTTATCATAGAGCTATCTGGCTTAAAATTGGGCGGACAATCAACCCCTACATCCACCGGTACACCCCTTTCCTTCATGACCCGATAAATGCTGGCATGAGATGGTGGTTCAGGTAG
- the LOC120709956 gene encoding uncharacterized protein LOC120709956 isoform X1, whose amino-acid sequence MSSTTSTQPSASSGGASTSAGENARPPDPVGFVGTNSAGPARSRLSLQLDQRSLHFSVNAWVLIVALIGIFPLAPRSLQYKGYRLSLLGTTCTTGYALFAFYRIPRAGNLQAVRAWCHHVTSSKDFIPFMYCLMFVTSKLHLKLALVPVICWALEHVARFLRRHFTSSSLYRTYLEQPCTWVEANMTAVHFLRSNAEILLGFLLILSLFSRQRNAMQTFMYWQLLKLMYHSPFTAGYHRAIWLKIGRTINPYIHRYTPFLHDPINAGMRWWFR is encoded by the exons ATGTCCTCAACCACCTCTACCCAGCCCTCGGCATCTTCAGGTGGTGCATCTACTTCAGCTGGTGAAAATGCAAGGCCTCCTGATCCAG TGGGTTTTGTAGGCACTAATTCAGCTGGACCGGCGCGAAGCAGACTATCATTGCAGTTGGACCAGCGGTCCTTACATTTTTCTGTTAATGCTTGG GTCCTTATTGTTGCCTTGATTGGCATCTTTCCATTGGCACCACGATCTCTTCAGTACAAGGGATATAGGTTGTCACTTCTTGGCACAACATGCACAACGGGCTATGCTTTGTTTGCCTTTTACAGG ATACCCCGAGCAGGAAATTTGCAGGCTGTTCGGGCATGGTGTCATCATGTAACATCATCAAAGGATTTTATACCATTCATGTACTGCCTTATGTTTGTTACATCTAAACTGCACTTGAAGC TTGCTTTGGTACCTGTAATTTGTTGGGCACTTGAACATGTTGCCAGATTTCTACGGCGCCATTTTACTAGTTCATCTTTATACAG GACATACTTGGAGCAGCCCTGTACATGGGTTGAGGCCAATATGACTGCAGTCCACTTTCTACGTTCAAATGCAGAGATTTTGTTGGGCTTCCTTTTGATCCTGTCTCTGTTCTC ACGACAACGAAATGCTATGCAAACATTCATGTATTGGCAG TTGCTGAAGCTCATGTACCATTCTCCCTTCACCGCTGGTTATCATAGAGCTATCTGGCTTAAAATTGGGCGGACAATCAACCCCTACATCCACCGGTACACCCCTTTCCTTCATGACCCGATAAATGCTGGCATGAGATGGTGGTTCAGGTAG
- the LOC120709957 gene encoding AAA-ATPase At3g50940-like — protein MAQSPNQLHEQLRETASDPRTNSAHVDESGPPFFPLCSQSQSPRGSLIGAPRRSDQQKPPRAMASPANGALERYKSAITAATSVVGAAMLLRRLVAGVLPAGAPPLVGALLLLPPPSARRHAVVIEEFDGAFYNRVFLAARAYVSTLLAAAPTGAPSVVKASLPRGAGAEQITLAMRPGTAVVDVFRGAELTWRLSGGGGRRRAEGSAGEAFRLSFDARHKDVALGAYLPFVMARVEAMAREQRQAKLYSNEWGKWRPVRLRNACTLASLAMDAALRQDVVDDLDRFLGRKGYYERTGRAWKRGYLIHGPPGTGKSSLVAAISNHLHFDVYDLDLGAVRSNTELRKLLIRMKSRSIVLVEDVDCALAAAPRREADGGSDGSSPASKHQKVTLSGLLNMVDGLWSSSGHERILIFTTNHMDRLDPALLRPGRMDRHIHMGYCGAGAFRELAATYHGVGDHPLLPEIEALLREVDAAPAELAERLLATDDAGAALESAARLLRDRKAGVEEDGAGYVKQKLHAGPRRPRPRPAPAPAPGRGASAARRVVLDEEILLGVSRRQGRGSGR, from the exons ATGGCCCAATCACCCAACCAACTCCACGAACAACTCAGGGAGACAGCGAGTGATCCCCGTACCAACTCCGCACACGTTGACGAATCGGGGCCTCCTTTCTTCCCTTTGTGCAGCCAATCCCAATCTCCGCGCGGAAGCTTAATCGGAGCACCGCGGAGATCGGATCAGCAAAAACCACCGCGTGCAATGGCATCACCGGCGAACGGAGCGCTGGAGCGGTACAAGAGCGCCATCACGGCGGCCACGTCCGTGGTGGGCGCGGCCATGCTGCTgcgccgcctcgtcgccggcgtcctcccggccggcgcgccgcctcTGGTCGGCGCGCTgctcctcctgccgccgccctccgcccggCGCCACGCCGTGGTCATCGAGGAGTTCGACGGCGCCTTCTACAACCGCGTCTTCCTCGCGGCCAGGGCGTACGTATCCAcgctcctcgccgcggcgccgaCCGGCGCGCCGTCCGTGGTCAAGGCCAGCCtgccgcgcggcgccggcgcggagcaGATCACGCTCGCCATGCGCCCCGGCACGGCCGTCGTCGACGTGTTCCGCGGGGCGGAGCTGACGTGGCgcctcagcggcggcggcgggcggcgccgggcggAAGGCAGCGCCGGGGAGGCGTTCAGGCTCAGCTTCGACGCGCGGCACAAGGACGTGGCGCTCGGTGCGTACCTGCCGTTCGTCATGGCCCGGGTCGAGGCCATGGCGCGGGAGCAGAGGCAGGCCAAGCTGTACAGCAACGAGTGGGGCAAGTGGCGGCCCGTGAGGCTCCGCAACGCCTGCACGCTCGCGTCGCTGGCCATGGACGCCGCGCTGCGGCAGGACGTGGTGGACGACCTGGACAGGTTCCTGGGCCGGAAGGGGTACTACGAGCGCACGGGGCGGGCGTGGAAGAGAGGTTACCTCATCCACGGCCCGCCCGGGACCGGCAAGTCCAGCCTCGTCGCCGCCATCTCCAACCACCTCCACTTCGACGTCTACGACCTCGACCTCGGCGCCGTCCGGTCCAACACCGAGCTCAGGAAGCTGCTGATCCGGATGAAGAGCAGGTCCATAGTGCTGGTAGAGGACGTCGACTgcgccttggcggcggcgccgcggagggAAGCTGACGGAGGCTCCGATGGGAGCAGCCCAGCTTCCAAGCACCAAAAG GTCACCCTGTCCGGGCTGCTCAACATGGTGGACGGGCTCTGGTCGAGCAGCGGCCACGAGCGCATCCTCATCTTCACCACCAACCACATGGACCGGCTCGACCCGGCGCTGCTCCGGCCGGGCCGGATGGACAGGCACATCCACATGGGCtactgcggcgccggcgccttcAGGGAGCTCGCGGCCACGTACCACGGCGTCGGCGACCACCCCCTGCTCCCGGAGATCGAGGCGCTGCTGCGGGAGGTGGACGCGGCGcccgcggagctcgcggagagGCTGCTGGCGAcggacgacgccggcgccgcgctcgAGTCGGCCGCGAGGCTGCTGAGGGACAGGAAGgccggggtcgaggaggacggcgcCGGGTACGTCAAGCAGAAGCTGCACGCGGGGCCGAGGCGCCCCcgcccgcggccggcgccggcgccggcgcctgggCGTGGCGCGAGTGCCGCGAGGCGGGTGGTGCTCGACGAGGAGATCCTGCTGGGCGTCtcgcggcggcaggggcgcggCTCGGGGCGGTGA